DNA sequence from the Leptospira perdikensis genome:
CAAACGTTCCCATGGTTTTTTTCATCAATAAACTCGACCGGTTTGATGAAGACTATTTGGACACTCTGGTTTCCCTGGAAGAAATTTTGGCCGGAGCTCCGGTCTCTCTCTTTCAGAAAAATGAATCAGGAAAATTAGAATTCTATTTAACACACTCAGCAGGATTTCCAAAAACAGTGAAGGAAGAGCTTATTTCCTGGAGTGATGAACTCATGATCTCTTCCTGGAATGATCCCTCGGGCCAAATCGATTTTTCGATGATAGGACTCCGAACCGGACCTAAGGCTGGGAAACTTTATCCTGTTTATGGGGGTTCGGCCAAAACGGGGGAGGGTGTTCGGGAGCTTTTGGATTTGGTGCTTTGGACAGAACCCAAAGATCCGAAAGAACTCACATCTTCCTCCTGTCCTCTCCTTGTCCTATCTCGTCGGACAGACCCATCCATCGGACGATATGCGGTAGTCTATCCCACGAAAGACCTGGACCAAGCGGACCTCTCCAAGGTCTCCCGAGTCTTGAACAAAGCCGATGCCGATCGAACAAATACAGATCCACCACTCCAATTTCTTAATCCCGACACAGAAGAGGAAATCTCGGAATTGCAAAAAGGAAAACTTGTCCTCCTTAAAAACAACGAAGGTTTGATTTTGCTTCCGGGAGGACCAGTGAGTTCACTGCTCCATTTCGAGTCGGAAGGGGAAAACCTTTCGGCGGATCGTTCCCCGAGTCCTTTTTCCGTTGTGATGGAGCCGGAAGAATCAATAGATAAAGAGTTTTGGTTATGTCGCTTGGAAGGGCTTGTTTGGGAAGATCCAGGTTACAAACTAACAAACAAAGAGGATACCGGACAGATGGTACTCCTGGGGCGAGGCGAGCTCCATTTGGAAATTGGGATTCGAAGGGTCATGGAGAGAACGGAAAAAAAACTCCGGTTTAGTTCGATAAACATTGCCAAAATAGAGCTTCTTAAAAAAATGTCTCATAAGGTTGCCCTAGAGCATCGTGCCTTTGAAGACCAAAAATCAAGCGGCGCGCTCATCGCAGTCCTGGAAGATACTGCCGACTTTTCGAAGCAAATTGCCTTCGAGGTAAGTCTTCCGGAAGAAGTAAAAAATTCGATAGAAACATCCTTTTTGGAAGCCTGCTTACACGGGTTTTACGGTGAGGAAGTTACAGGTCTCAAACTTAGAGTTCTCTCCTATGAGATGCCTAAGGGAGATTCAGTAATCACTTTAACGCTTTTGAAAGTAGCAATACTTGCGGGCGTAAAGGAATTGTTTGCTTCAAACACATACTTGGTCGGACCCCTCACGGAAGTAGAAGTGATGGTGGACGCAGACCACTTAGGTGTAGTTCTTTCTGATCTAAGTCGCAGAAGCGCTAAGGTGGTATCCATCGAGGAAGCTGTGGCAGGGAAGAGTCACTTAAAAGCCAATGCACCGGCCCAAAACCTGCTTGGCTTTTCAGGGGCTCTTAGAAACATGACCAAAGGGATTGGCATTTCTTGGGAAAGGACTGCTTTTACCTATGAATTTCATGCAGTTTTAAAGGAGTAAAGAACCGAGGATCGGGTCTTGCACCACGATTGAGGAGTAGATTCTAACAATGGCTAAAGAAAAATTTGACCGTTCAAAACCACACTTAAACATCGGAACAATTGGTCACGTTGACCACGGTAAAACAACCCTAACAGCAGCGATCACAACAACGCTTGCGAAGTTAGTGGGTGGAAAAAACAAAGCGATTGCTTACGACCAAATCGACAACGCGCCCGAAGAAAAGGCTCGTGGGATTACTATTGCAACGTCTCACCAGGAGTATGAAACTCCTAACCGTCACTACGCACACGTAGATTGCCCGGGACACGCGGACTATGTTAAAAACATGATTACTGGTGCTGCTCAGATGGACGCTGCGATTCTCGTAGTATCTGCAACTGACGGTGCTATGCCACAAACTAAAGAACATATCCTTCTTGCTCGTCAAGTAGGGGTTCCTTACATCGTGGTTTACCTAAACAAAGCGGACATGCTCGCTGCTGATGAAAGAGACGATATGGTTGAGATGGTTAAAGAGGAAATCAAAGACCTTCTTAACAAATACAACTTTCCTGGTGATAAAACACCTTTCATCTCTGGTTCTGCATTAAAAGCTCTTGAAGGTGAAGATTCTGACCTAGGAATGAAATCCATTCTTAAACTTATGGAAGCTGTTGATACTTACGTTCCAAACCCTACACGTATTGTTGATAAACCTTTCCTTATGCCAGTTGAGGACGTATTCTCAATCACTGGTCGTGGAACTGTTGCAACTGGTCGTGTGGAGCAAGGTGTTCTTAAGATCAACGACGAGATCGAGATTGTTGGTATTCGTGATACTACAAAATCAGTTGTTACTGGTATTGAAATGTTCCGTAAACTACTCGATCAAGCAGAAGCTGGAGACAACATTGGTGCTCTTCTTCGTGGAACTAAAAAAGAAGACATCGAAAGAGGTCAAGTTCTTGCGAAACCGGGTACTATCACTCCACACAGAAAATTTAAAGCGGAAGTTTACGTTCTTACTAAAGACGAAGGTGGACGTCATACTCCATTCTTTAACAACTACCGTCCTCAGTTCTACTTCAGAACTACAGACATCACTGGTGTTTGTAACCTTCCTGGTGGAATGGAGATGGTTATGCCGGGAGATAACGTTACGATGTCAATCGAACTTATCCACCCAATTGCTATGGACCAAGGTTTGAAATTTGCTATCCGTGAGGGTGGACGAACTATCGGTTCTGGTGTTGTTGCGGAGATCGTTGAGTAATCGCAATGGCTGGACAAAGAATTCGCGTTAAGTTAAAAGCTTTCGATCATCGGTTGATTGACCAATCAACCTTTGAAATCGTTGCGACTGCGAAGAGGACCGGAGCTACTGTCTCCGGTCCAATCCCACTTCCAACGAAAAAAGAAATCTACACGGTATTACGTTCTCCGCACGTGAATAAAAAAGCTAGAGAACAATTTGAAATGAGAACTCACAAGAGACTCATCGATATTTTAAATACGAATGAAGATACGGTAGAAGCCCTGATGAAGCTTCAACTCCCTGCTGGAGTTTCCGTAGATATTAAATCCTAAGGATAGGATCCATGGCTAAAGGTTTAATCGGCGAAAAATTGGGCATGGCCCACATATTCAATAACGAAGGTAAAATGGTTACTGTAACTGTTTTACGCGTGGGTCCTTGTTTTGTGTCCCAGGTAAAAACATCTGCGAACGATGGCTATGAAGCTGTTCAGTTAGCATTTGGTGATGCCAAGGAAAAACACATGACGAAGGCCGAAGTTGGACACATTAAAAAAGCAAACATTGCCGCTCCTAAAAAAACTCTGATTGAATTCAAAGGTTTTGAAGATGTAGCAGTAGGTGCTGAGGTAAAACTCGCAGATGTGTTTGCTTTGAATGACACGGTGAAGGTAACCGGAACTTCTAAGGGTAAGGGAACTCAAGGTGTTGTGAAACGCCATGGTTTTGCTGGCGGTCCTGCTGGACACGGTTCCAGATTCCAAAGACACCCTGGTTCTATTGGTTCCAACACAACTCCTGGACGTGTGTTCAAGGGTTTGAAAATGGGCGGAAGAATGGGTTCTGAACAGAGCACTGTTCGAAACCTAAAAGTAGTAAAAATTGATGCAGACGCCAACTTGGTATTTGTATCCGGTCCGGTTCCAGGAAGAGAACGCGGTATCGTTACGATAGAAAAAATCGGATAGATAGGTAGAACATGAAAGCGCGTAAATACAATAAAGAAGGCGTATTCGTAAGCGAAGTTGAACTTCCGGCAGAATTATTTGCTACCGGCATTTCGCTTGGAGCCATCTATGATGCGGTTAAAGCTGAAAATGCGAACAATCGACAAGGAACACATTCTACTAAGGATCGTTCTGAAGTTCGCGGTGGGGGAATCAAACCTTGGGCTCAAAAAGGAACTGGTCGTGCAAGACAAGGATCCATCAGGGCACCTCATTTCGTTGGTGGTGGTATCATTCATGGACCAAAACCAAGAGATTATTCCTCTAACTTGTCACGCAGCGTAAAGAAAAAGGCTGTTCTCTCCATCCTTAACAAAAAGGCAGAAGAAAACAGAATCGCGATCATAGAAGACGTAGAACCTTCTTCTTACTCCACAAAGTCCATCTACAACATTTTGAAGAACATGGACATTGCAGAGAAGGGTAACGTGGGTTTTGTGGTAGCTGGTGAAAACCAATTCCTCAAAAAATCCACTCGCAATATAGAGAACCTCAAATATGTGAACAGCAAACGAGTCGTTTGCCGAGACATCCTCTATAATAACAATTTAGTAATCTCTGAAAGCGCTTTAAAAGAGCTTCAGGCTCAGTATTCTAAGAAAGGATAAGACAGTGAACCTAGAGAATGTAATCTTATCACCAGTTGTTACAGAAAAGTCGCAAGACCTTCAATCAATTGGAGAACGTATGGGAAAAAGAACTGTCAAGTATACGTTCAAAGTCCACCCGGATGCGAACAAAACTTTGATCAAACAAGCCCTGAAACAAATGTATAACGTAGTTCCAACAAATGTAAACGTAGCCGTTTACCGTGGGAAAATGAAACGTTTTAGAAACATGCCGTCCCCAAGACCTCACTACAAAAAAGCTGTAGTGACGTTTGCTGACGGAGCAAATTTGGATTTTGCTAAGGTTTAATTATGGGAATTAGAAAACTTAAACCCACAACACAATCTAGCCGGTATTATTCCGTTTTAGATTTCAAAGAAATCACTGAAGTGGTTCCTTACAAACCGCTCACTGCCAACATTTCTTATAAAGCTGGTCGTGACAACAAGGGACGTATCGCTGTTAGACGGAAAGGTGGACGTAACAAAAGAAAGTTCCGGATCATCGATTTCAAACGTAATAAATTTGGAATCCCTGCGACTGTAAAAACAATCGAATACGATCCAAACCGTTCTGCTTTTATTGCTCTCATCTGTTACGCAGATGGAGAATACCGTTACATTTTAGCTCCTAACGGACTAAAAGTTGGTGATAAAATTGAATCTGGTGCCAATGCAGAAATCAAACTAGGGAACACACTTCCTTTAGATAAAATCCCTGCTGGAACTAACGTTCACAACATTGAACTACATATCGGAAAAGGCGGTCAAATCGCTCGCACAGCAGGATCTTTTGCTGTGATCTCCGCTAAAGATGGTGACTATGTATCTCTCAAACTTCCTTCTTCGGAAATCCGTAAGGTTCGTAAAGAGTGCTTAGCAACGATCGGAGAACTTTCCAATAAAGACCACAACTTAGTGATCATTGGAAAAGCGGGACGTAACCGTTGGTTAGGAAAAAGACCGAAAGTAAGAGGGGTCGTTATGAACCCTGTGGACCACCCACTCGGTGGTGGTGAAGGTAGAACTTCCGGAGGTCGTCACCCTGTGACTCCTTGGGGTAAACCTACGAAAGGATTTAAAACACGTAAGACTAGACCGTCTGACCGTTTTATTGTCCAAAGACGTAAGAAAAACAGGAATAGGTAGGGTCTAGATAATCATGGCTAGAAGCTTAAAAAAAGGTCCGTTCATTGACGACCACCTCATGAAAAAAATTACCAAGTTGAACTCTGAAGGGAAAAAAACTCCCTTCAAGTCTTGGTCCAGAAGAAGTACCATTTATCCAGACATGATCGGTCACACCGTAATGATTCATAATGGCAAAGCGTTTGTTCCTGTTTATGTTAACGAAAACATGATCGGTCACAAACTCGGTGAATTTGCTCCCACTAGAACCTTCAAAGGTCATGGTGGAGACAAAAAAGTAGCGAAGAAATAGGTAGAGAGATGGAAGCAAAAGCAGTAGGAAAACACCTCAGAATTTCTGCCAGAAAAGCTCGCCTGGTTGCTGATGAAGTTCGTGGATACGATTATAAGGAAGCAATTGATATCTTGCGTTTTACAAACAAAGCAGCAAGTTCAATGATCATCAACCTTTTGAATTCGGCAGTGGCGAACGCAGTCCAAATGAACGAAAGTTTGGATCCAAGTTCACTTTATGTTAAAAAAATCTATGTGGATGACGGCCCTATCATGAAACGTTTCCGCCCAAGAGCACGAGGACGTGCCTCTAGGATCCGTAAACGCCTAAGCCACATCACTGTTGTCGTATCTGAAATCGAAAAGAAGGTTAGCTAAACTATGGGTCAGAAAGTAAATCCAATCGGACTACGAATCGGAATCACACGTAATTGGGATTCAGTTTGGTTTTCCAAACAAGATTACATTAAAAATCTTCACGAAGATATCAAGATCCGTAGATTCCTTCAGAAGAAATTCAAAAACGCTTCCGTTGTTAAAATCGTAATCGAAAGATTCCCTGAAAAAATCAACGTGAACCTCCATACTTCTAAACCAGGTATGGTGATTGGTCAAAAAGGCCAAAACATTGAAGCGGTAAAACAAGAACTAAAAAAATACGCTGATAAACCGATTGGGATGAACATCATCGAAGTGAAAAAACCGGAAGTGATTGCACAAGCAATTGCTGAAACGGTTGCCCTTCAAATCGAACAAAGGATGCCATTTCGTCGAGTGATGAAAGCAGAACTTCGTCGTGCGATGCGCGGTGGGGTAGAAGGCGTAAAAATCCAAATCTCCGGACGATTAAACGGAGCTGATATGGCAAGAACAGAAAAGTATATGGAAGGACGAGTTCCTCTTCATACTCTTCGTGCTAAAATCGACTTTGGATTCAAAGAAGCTCTCACGACTTTCGGACAAATCGGTGTGAAAGTATGGACTTATACAGGTGACTACTTCCCAACTAAGGAAGAGTCCGATGAAGATAAATACGCTGTAAAACGTAGAACTAGTTAAGAAGTACTAAAGAGAAACGATCATGTTAGCACCTAAACGAGTAAAATTTAGAAAACGCCAAAGAGGGCGCTTGAAAGGTAAGGACGAAAGAGGTTCTTACGTTGCGTTCGGTGAGTATGGTTTAAAAGCCATCTCTTCCGGTCGTATCACAGCGCGACAAATCGAAGCTGCAAGGATTACTATTAACCGCCAAGTAAAACGAGGTGGGAAATTGTGGATCAGGATCTTCCCT
Encoded proteins:
- the rplC gene encoding 50S ribosomal protein L3, giving the protein MAKGLIGEKLGMAHIFNNEGKMVTVTVLRVGPCFVSQVKTSANDGYEAVQLAFGDAKEKHMTKAEVGHIKKANIAAPKKTLIEFKGFEDVAVGAEVKLADVFALNDTVKVTGTSKGKGTQGVVKRHGFAGGPAGHGSRFQRHPGSIGSNTTPGRVFKGLKMGGRMGSEQSTVRNLKVVKIDADANLVFVSGPVPGRERGIVTIEKIG
- a CDS encoding elongation factor G-like protein, translating into MKYRTVGIFAHIDSGKTTLTERILFEAGKISAVGSIEDGNTESDSLQEEIERGISIRTTFHSFPWKTTFGEFQIQLVDTPGHIDFRNQVTDLLAAMETAIVVLEAGTGVQSQARLVIEELRKANVPMVFFINKLDRFDEDYLDTLVSLEEILAGAPVSLFQKNESGKLEFYLTHSAGFPKTVKEELISWSDELMISSWNDPSGQIDFSMIGLRTGPKAGKLYPVYGGSAKTGEGVRELLDLVLWTEPKDPKELTSSSCPLLVLSRRTDPSIGRYAVVYPTKDLDQADLSKVSRVLNKADADRTNTDPPLQFLNPDTEEEISELQKGKLVLLKNNEGLILLPGGPVSSLLHFESEGENLSADRSPSPFSVVMEPEESIDKEFWLCRLEGLVWEDPGYKLTNKEDTGQMVLLGRGELHLEIGIRRVMERTEKKLRFSSINIAKIELLKKMSHKVALEHRAFEDQKSSGALIAVLEDTADFSKQIAFEVSLPEEVKNSIETSFLEACLHGFYGEEVTGLKLRVLSYEMPKGDSVITLTLLKVAILAGVKELFASNTYLVGPLTEVEVMVDADHLGVVLSDLSRRSAKVVSIEEAVAGKSHLKANAPAQNLLGFSGALRNMTKGIGISWERTAFTYEFHAVLKE
- the rpsJ gene encoding 30S ribosomal protein S10 encodes the protein MAGQRIRVKLKAFDHRLIDQSTFEIVATAKRTGATVSGPIPLPTKKEIYTVLRSPHVNKKAREQFEMRTHKRLIDILNTNEDTVEALMKLQLPAGVSVDIKS
- the rpsC gene encoding 30S ribosomal protein S3 — translated: MGQKVNPIGLRIGITRNWDSVWFSKQDYIKNLHEDIKIRRFLQKKFKNASVVKIVIERFPEKINVNLHTSKPGMVIGQKGQNIEAVKQELKKYADKPIGMNIIEVKKPEVIAQAIAETVALQIEQRMPFRRVMKAELRRAMRGGVEGVKIQISGRLNGADMARTEKYMEGRVPLHTLRAKIDFGFKEALTTFGQIGVKVWTYTGDYFPTKEESDEDKYAVKRRTS
- the rplV gene encoding 50S ribosomal protein L22, with product MEAKAVGKHLRISARKARLVADEVRGYDYKEAIDILRFTNKAASSMIINLLNSAVANAVQMNESLDPSSLYVKKIYVDDGPIMKRFRPRARGRASRIRKRLSHITVVVSEIEKKVS
- the rplP gene encoding 50S ribosomal protein L16, which translates into the protein MLAPKRVKFRKRQRGRLKGKDERGSYVAFGEYGLKAISSGRITARQIEAARITINRQVKRGGKLWIRIFPHLPITKKPAETRMGKGKGNPEFWIAEIRPGRVLFEMAGIDEETARKALHLAAFKLPVETSFVKRNVL
- the tuf gene encoding elongation factor Tu, coding for MAKEKFDRSKPHLNIGTIGHVDHGKTTLTAAITTTLAKLVGGKNKAIAYDQIDNAPEEKARGITIATSHQEYETPNRHYAHVDCPGHADYVKNMITGAAQMDAAILVVSATDGAMPQTKEHILLARQVGVPYIVVYLNKADMLAADERDDMVEMVKEEIKDLLNKYNFPGDKTPFISGSALKALEGEDSDLGMKSILKLMEAVDTYVPNPTRIVDKPFLMPVEDVFSITGRGTVATGRVEQGVLKINDEIEIVGIRDTTKSVVTGIEMFRKLLDQAEAGDNIGALLRGTKKEDIERGQVLAKPGTITPHRKFKAEVYVLTKDEGGRHTPFFNNYRPQFYFRTTDITGVCNLPGGMEMVMPGDNVTMSIELIHPIAMDQGLKFAIREGGRTIGSGVVAEIVE
- the rpsS gene encoding 30S ribosomal protein S19; this translates as MARSLKKGPFIDDHLMKKITKLNSEGKKTPFKSWSRRSTIYPDMIGHTVMIHNGKAFVPVYVNENMIGHKLGEFAPTRTFKGHGGDKKVAKK
- the rplB gene encoding 50S ribosomal protein L2; translated protein: MGIRKLKPTTQSSRYYSVLDFKEITEVVPYKPLTANISYKAGRDNKGRIAVRRKGGRNKRKFRIIDFKRNKFGIPATVKTIEYDPNRSAFIALICYADGEYRYILAPNGLKVGDKIESGANAEIKLGNTLPLDKIPAGTNVHNIELHIGKGGQIARTAGSFAVISAKDGDYVSLKLPSSEIRKVRKECLATIGELSNKDHNLVIIGKAGRNRWLGKRPKVRGVVMNPVDHPLGGGEGRTSGGRHPVTPWGKPTKGFKTRKTRPSDRFIVQRRKKNRNR
- the rplD gene encoding 50S ribosomal protein L4, which encodes MKARKYNKEGVFVSEVELPAELFATGISLGAIYDAVKAENANNRQGTHSTKDRSEVRGGGIKPWAQKGTGRARQGSIRAPHFVGGGIIHGPKPRDYSSNLSRSVKKKAVLSILNKKAEENRIAIIEDVEPSSYSTKSIYNILKNMDIAEKGNVGFVVAGENQFLKKSTRNIENLKYVNSKRVVCRDILYNNNLVISESALKELQAQYSKKG
- a CDS encoding 50S ribosomal protein L23, translating into MNLENVILSPVVTEKSQDLQSIGERMGKRTVKYTFKVHPDANKTLIKQALKQMYNVVPTNVNVAVYRGKMKRFRNMPSPRPHYKKAVVTFADGANLDFAKV